A region of the Bacteroidota bacterium genome:
TTCTATGTTTGATAACCTGATAGAAGCTGTAAATATTTTAGGCAGTTTGTTTTACGGAACAATTCTGGGCATATTTTTAACAGCATTTTTATTGAAGCGGGTTAAGGGCAACGCTGTATTTATTGCAGCAATTATTTCTGAGATGGTGATTTTATATCTGGATTTCAGTATTCGTTACGATTGGAATACACCAAAATTGGAAATTGGTTATTTATGGTATAATGTGATTGGATGTTTATTGGTAATGATTATCGCATTTTTTATCAGTTTATTTAATCCGCGTATCACTGAACCCCTTGATGCATAAAAAAAACAGGATGTTGAGCACCCTGTTTTCAATTTCGAATAATTATTTTTTTAACTGATTACCGCATAAATAACAGCAGCTACAATACTGGCGATGGTTGTATATCCGGCATCATAAAAAATAAGCATACCGTTGCGCATGGTATACAAATAATGAATGTAGGTAGTTAATCCGGAAAATATGAAGCCTACAATTAATCCGAATTGTGCGGCATCACTTACGCTCAAATTCGGGCCCATTAAAGCGCCCATAAAAAGCACAATAATAATTTCCACCAAAAGGGTTAGGCCATAAACGGCTTTGTTGAATTTGGTTTTAATTTCTTCGGAGGTTAAACCGGCGGCAGCCATCCAGCCTTTGCCGAGTATGCCATACCAGGCGGCTCCGATTACATAATAGGCGGCACCCCCTGCGAGGGCAGCTAGCCAGTTGACATTGTCGAATAAAGAACTTATCATAAGTAATTGGTTTTATATAAAATTAGGGTTTTGCAGCCTGAATTTCAAGCATTTGGCACTTTTTAACGTTGTGGAAAGCCTGTTAATGATTTTATTTCCTGAAGCAGGAGGGTGGTTTAGATGAACTTTTCACCCGCTATTTTGATTAATTTTACGCCATGCAACAGTATCTCGATTTACTCAGCAAAATATTAGAAGAAGGTAACCAAAAGTCAGACCGCACCGGAACCGGAACCATTAGTTTGTTCGGTTATCAAATGCGCTTCGACCTGCAAAAAGGATTTCCTTTATTAACTACTAAAAAATTGCATACCAGAAGTATCATTCATGAATTATTATGGTTTTTAAAGGGAGATACCAATATTGCCTATCTAAAAGAAAATGAAGTGCGCATTTGGGATGAATGGGCTGA
Encoded here:
- a CDS encoding DUF1761 domain-containing protein; this encodes MISSLFDNVNWLAALAGGAAYYVIGAAWYGILGKGWMAAAGLTSEEIKTKFNKAVYGLTLLVEIIIVLFMGALMGPNLSVSDAAQFGLIVGFIFSGLTTYIHYLYTMRNGMLIFYDAGYTTIASIVAAVIYAVIS